A region of the Serinicoccus profundi genome:
CGGCCTTGACGCCGAGGCCGGTCCGGGCGGTGGCCTCCCCGTGCTGGAAGGTCACATCGATCTTGGAGTAGACCTCGACGTCCGACCCCTCGGGGCGCAGCGACGTGGTGCGCACGTCGGCGATCTCGGTGCCGAGCAGCTTGACCACCGCCACGAGCGGGTAGCTCGCCAGCTCGGAGATGCTGCCACCGGCCGGCGGCTCGAGCTCGCGCCCGTCGTCGACGAGCTTGGTGAAGGTCGCATCCACCGAGCGCACCTGACCGATGGCCCCGCTGCGGGCCAGGGCCACCATGCGCTGGAAGCCGGGGGCGAAGGCGGTCTTGATCGCCTCCACGAGCACGACCCCCCGCTCCTCCGCGAGGGCGAGCAGCCCCTCGGTCTCGGCCCGCGAGAGGGTCATCGGCTTCTCGCACAGCACGTGGACACCAGCCTCCAGGGCGCGCCGGGTGACGTCGGCGTGGGTGTCGTGAGGTGTGGCGACGTAGACGGCGTCCACCGCCCCCAGCAGGTCGTCGTAGTCCTCGAAGGCCCGGTTGAGCTCGTGCTCGGCCGCGAACTCCTCGGCGGTGCGGTGGGTCCGGTTGTGGACGCCCTCCACGCTGACGCCGCTGACGAAGCGCGCCTCCTGGACGAAACGGTGCGCGATGCGCCCGGCGCCGACGACCCCGAGCTTGATGACCCCGGCCTCGTTGCGCAGCTGGGTGCTGGACACCCCCTTGGTCCGCTCGAGGTAGACGACGTCGCAGTAGTCCTTGAGGTAGTCGAAGCGCCCCAGCCAGTCGGAGCCGATCGCGAAGACGTCGACCTTGTGCTTCTGGATGTCCTGGACCTTCTGCCCTTCGTACTCCTCGATGATGATCTTGTCGGCGAGGCCGCTGTCCTCGACGTTCTTGATCCGGGTCATGAGGCTCTGCTGCACGTTGAGCTTGCCGCGGGCGTCGTCGTAGTTCTCCGTCGTCACCCCGACGATGAGGTAGTCGCCGAGCGCCTTGGCGCGCTCCAGGAGGCGACGGTGACCGTCGTGGAACAGGTCGTAGGTGCCGTAGGTGATGACACGCACTCTCGGTTGCCTCCTCGTGATGGGCTCATGCGAGTATGCCTGCTGATGGTAGGCAGACTGAGATCCACGCCGCGCCGGCTCATCAGCCGGCTCCGGCGCACGACCCGGCCCGGTGCGCCCACGCCCGCGGCGGAGGTCCCGGGCGCGCTCTCACGCCCGGAGGCCCGCACGGACCCCGTCCCCGAGCTGCGGCCACCGCCGGAGATCCTGCACGTCGTGCTCGTCGAGGGCATACCCATGGAGTTCGGCGGCCGCACCGCCTCGATCCTCGCGAAGTGCCGCACGCTCCACGAGCAGGGCGGCGTCCGCTCGATCGTGCTCGTGCGCAACCACGCGCAGACCCTTCCGCGGGCGGTGGCGGGGATGCGCCGGCGCGGTCAGCTCGGCGACGGCGTCGAGGTCCGCTGGCTCATGGATGCCTACCCGGACGCGACCGAGGCCGTCGCCCCGGCAGCCGTCACCCGCGAGAGCCGCGCCGAGCTGACCGCTCGGGGGTGGGTGAAGCGGGGGCGCGACCACATCCACCGGGTCGACGGCATACCCCGGACGTTGCGCCGCTTCCGCAAGCGCGCCCTGGAGTTCGAGGACCACTACGACGCAGACGGCCGTCGGGTGCGGCGGCAGGAGTACGACCGCGACGGTCGGTTGCGCCGCACCATCACGTGGGACCCGGGGGTCCCGACGGCGCGCGAGCACCTCTACCACCGGCGCAACG
Encoded here:
- a CDS encoding Gfo/Idh/MocA family oxidoreductase — protein: MRVITYGTYDLFHDGHRRLLERAKALGDYLIVGVTTENYDDARGKLNVQQSLMTRIKNVEDSGLADKIIIEEYEGQKVQDIQKHKVDVFAIGSDWLGRFDYLKDYCDVVYLERTKGVSSTQLRNEAGVIKLGVVGAGRIAHRFVQEARFVSGVSVEGVHNRTHRTAEEFAAEHELNRAFEDYDDLLGAVDAVYVATPHDTHADVTRRALEAGVHVLCEKPMTLSRAETEGLLALAEERGVVLVEAIKTAFAPGFQRMVALARSGAIGQVRSVDATFTKLVDDGRELEPPAGGSISELASYPLVAVVKLLGTEIADVRTTSLRPEGSDVEVYSKIDVTFQHGEATARTGLGVKAEGDLVVAGSAGYLYVPAPWWKTEYFEARFEDSRDNKKYYYKFDGDGLRYELAEFAWLIRNETAESYKLRAAESIAIAEIIERARTDATVIR